In one Methanobrevibacter arboriphilus genomic region, the following are encoded:
- a CDS encoding sugar phosphate isomerase/epimerase family protein, with amino-acid sequence MKIGVSSSSIYEKNLQKSLEYAEKLDIKYVEIMNEYPNDSVDVDMMNSYDIKYSIHSPITDLNIASLNKSIQKASINEIKKSIDLANKLDSDIVVIHPSGMTILGYPCEDKILSTCKESLEICGKYGEDNGVMATVENMPNSDWLIHQNIFKLNELLLEINMYMTLDIGHASTMEYKERDLYFDSIKHLHLSDNFLDKDLHLGLGKGKIDFKNIIKVFKKNNYKGKYILEINDKSPIVDSINYLKRL; translated from the coding sequence ATGAAAATAGGAGTCTCATCATCATCAATTTATGAAAAAAACCTTCAAAAAAGTTTAGAATATGCTGAAAAATTAGATATCAAATATGTCGAAATAATGAACGAATATCCTAATGATTCAGTCGATGTTGATATGATGAACTCTTATGATATTAAATATAGCATACATTCACCAATTACAGATTTAAATATAGCTTCTTTAAATAAATCTATTCAAAAAGCTTCAATAAACGAGATAAAGAAATCTATAGATTTAGCTAACAAGTTAGATAGTGACATTGTTGTAATACATCCATCTGGAATGACAATTTTAGGTTATCCATGTGAAGATAAAATATTATCTACATGCAAAGAATCATTAGAGATATGTGGAAAATATGGAGAAGACAATGGAGTTATGGCTACTGTAGAAAATATGCCCAATAGTGATTGGCTAATTCATCAAAACATTTTTAAATTAAATGAATTACTATTAGAAATCAATATGTATATGACCTTAGATATAGGCCATGCTTCTACAATGGAATATAAAGAAAGAGATTTATATTTCGATTCAATTAAACACTTACACTTATCTGACAATTTCCTTGATAAAGATCTACATTTAGGATTAGGAAAAGGAAAGATAGATTTTAAAAATATAATTAAAGTATTTAAAAAAAATAATTATAAAGGAAAATACATACTGGAAATTAATGATAAGTCTCCAATAGTTGATAGTATAAATTATCTAAAGAGATTATAA
- a CDS encoding ECF transporter S component translates to MEIMSLTYWIIFFILIVGIFIVFFKMFEKSKPTVENIVIIAILIAIAALGTLPTAAIPGVQAASFIIIMTGIVFGKKTGFVTGALTPIVTGLFLGLGFWTVLQMIGWGLMGFTAGILSKKLKNNTPSRAVFGLSWGILYGWITNIGMLPFLGTISLGSVLGVYAASFTFDLIHGIVNAILLILLFGTFERIFLRAKEKYFLEGK, encoded by the coding sequence ATGGAAATCATGTCTTTAACTTACTGGATAATATTTTTCATATTAATTGTTGGAATATTCATTGTTTTTTTTAAGATGTTTGAAAAATCAAAGCCTACTGTAGAAAATATTGTTATTATAGCTATTTTGATAGCTATAGCTGCATTGGGAACTCTTCCAACAGCAGCAATTCCTGGTGTTCAGGCTGCATCATTTATTATTATAATGACAGGTATTGTTTTTGGGAAAAAAACAGGATTCGTGACTGGTGCTTTAACACCTATAGTAACAGGGCTATTTTTAGGATTAGGATTTTGGACTGTTCTACAAATGATTGGCTGGGGGCTTATGGGTTTTACTGCAGGAATCTTAAGCAAAAAATTGAAAAATAATACTCCTTCAAGAGCAGTATTTGGTTTAAGCTGGGGAATCCTCTATGGATGGATAACTAACATAGGAATGCTACCTTTCTTAGGAACTATTTCATTAGGATCTGTATTAGGAGTATATGCAGCAAGTTTTACATTTGATCTGATTCATGGTATAGTAAATGCTATTTTATTGATATTATTATTTGGAACATTCGAAAGAATATTCCTAAGAGCAAAAGAAAAATACTTTTTAGAGGGTAAATAG
- a CDS encoding ABC transporter ATP-binding protein, which yields MEKIMLMEENMELIRFNDFSFEYSNNEKIFSKLNLTVNRGDFVLFCGPSGCGKTTLLMNLKNEIKPIGNEEGIIYYDGENIRQLSKEKSARDIGFLFQNPENQFVCDTVIQEISFSLENMGIPTEEIRTRIAEISTFFSLDKLLYKKVDELSGGQKQLVNLCSLLVLKPKVLLLDEPTSQLDPIASYDFLSILRRLNEEFSITILMTEHRINNVFPFIDKAVFIEEGVIAYNNHPREICLETCNNPIFSNYLPSTALIHFLFKEYYSFSQDRIVPLSIREGLNDMYEMNQEMLNNSKNTFYDEYKLLNEKILNETKSGAKIDKNKAIFKCENLWFGYNKNQVIIKGVSFEIKEGEFISILGGNGTGKSTLLQLLVKILKPIKGKVKHDKKIKLGYVHQNPMIHFRFETVEEELNTEISEINSENKEIIMDKKEKKDLIEFFEIENLLKKHPYDCSGGEQQKIAIVKSLLRKPDILFLDEPTKGLDPIFKKNLGDKFQKLQKNGLSIVMVTHDIDFAADYSSRSFLIFDGKIQVDTTPKDMFYNNNFYTTFVNRMVKNYIPNCVTLKDLKSIWKT from the coding sequence ATGGAAAAAATTATGTTAATGGAGGAAAATATGGAACTAATAAGATTCAATGATTTCAGTTTTGAATATTCTAATAATGAAAAAATTTTTTCTAAGCTAAATCTTACAGTAAATAGAGGAGATTTTGTACTATTCTGTGGACCATCTGGTTGTGGAAAAACAACATTGTTAATGAACTTAAAAAATGAAATTAAGCCTATTGGAAATGAAGAAGGAATAATTTACTATGATGGAGAAAATATAAGACAACTTAGTAAAGAAAAATCTGCAAGAGATATAGGTTTTTTATTTCAAAATCCTGAAAATCAATTTGTTTGTGATACAGTAATTCAAGAAATTAGTTTTTCTTTAGAAAATATGGGGATTCCTACAGAAGAAATCAGAACAAGAATAGCTGAAATATCAACATTTTTTTCTCTAGATAAACTACTTTATAAAAAAGTAGATGAACTATCTGGTGGACAAAAACAGCTGGTTAATTTATGTTCACTCTTAGTTTTAAAACCCAAAGTATTACTTTTAGATGAACCTACTTCTCAACTAGATCCTATTGCATCATATGATTTCTTATCAATACTTCGTAGATTAAATGAAGAATTTTCAATAACAATACTAATGACAGAACATAGAATAAATAATGTATTCCCATTTATTGACAAAGCTGTTTTTATAGAGGAAGGAGTAATTGCATATAATAACCATCCAAGAGAAATATGTTTAGAAACATGCAATAATCCAATATTTTCTAATTATCTACCTTCAACTGCCCTAATTCATTTTTTATTTAAAGAATATTATTCATTTTCTCAAGATAGAATAGTTCCACTTAGTATAAGAGAAGGGTTAAATGATATGTATGAAATGAATCAGGAAATGCTGAATAATTCAAAAAATACCTTTTATGATGAATATAAACTATTAAATGAAAAAATATTAAATGAAACAAAATCAGGGGCAAAAATAGATAAAAATAAAGCTATTTTTAAGTGTGAAAATCTTTGGTTTGGATACAATAAAAATCAGGTTATAATAAAAGGAGTATCATTTGAAATTAAAGAAGGAGAATTTATTAGTATTTTAGGAGGAAATGGTACTGGAAAGAGTACTTTATTGCAATTATTAGTTAAAATCCTCAAACCAATCAAAGGAAAAGTGAAACATGATAAAAAAATCAAGTTAGGATATGTTCATCAAAATCCAATGATACATTTTAGATTTGAAACTGTTGAAGAGGAATTAAATACAGAGATTTCAGAGATTAATTCAGAAAATAAAGAAATTATTATGGATAAAAAAGAAAAAAAAGACCTAATAGAGTTTTTTGAAATAGAAAACTTACTGAAAAAACATCCTTATGATTGTAGTGGTGGTGAACAGCAGAAAATAGCTATTGTGAAATCATTATTAAGAAAACCAGACATATTATTCTTAGATGAACCTACTAAAGGCCTTGATCCTATATTCAAAAAAAATCTCGGTGATAAGTTCCAAAAACTTCAAAAAAATGGATTATCCATAGTGATGGTTACACATGATATTGATTTTGCAGCTGATTATTCTAGTAGAAGTTTTTTAATTTTTGATGGGAAAATTCAAGTTGATACAACCCCTAAAGATATGTTTTATAATAATAATTTTTATACAACATTTGTAAACAGAATGGTAAAAAATTATATACCTAACTGTGTAACTTTAAAAGATTTAAAAAGTATATGGAAGACTTAA
- a CDS encoding energy-coupling factor transporter transmembrane component T, protein MSLLIFIILLIYLQGGEKEIGSTLKYFIPMSLIIIILNPLFSHVGTTKIYLFNNLFNNTFNNYFITLESLVYGFLMAFSLLIILLLFLSFNKYVDYQKILYLTSNHFSTVSMIGVMAMRFIPLLNYRLGEVNKIFKFNHDNSNEKRIDKVRKMGSMLAIVISWSLEESMLTAKSMKARGYGITERTSYLKYNIHKIDIIIILIIAITSILSLIGLYYGFGNIEIYPTLDTSFFEFPLNMYYIIFLFLLSPLIFLELMERILWKYNGKNYVNGGKYGTNKIQ, encoded by the coding sequence GTGAGTTTATTGATATTTATAATTCTATTAATTTATTTACAGGGAGGAGAAAAAGAAATAGGTTCCACACTAAAATATTTTATCCCAATGTCTTTAATAATTATTATTTTAAACCCATTATTTTCACATGTAGGAACCACAAAAATCTACTTATTCAATAATTTATTCAATAATACATTTAATAACTATTTTATTACTCTTGAATCTCTAGTTTATGGATTTTTAATGGCATTTTCATTGTTAATAATATTATTGCTTTTTTTATCTTTTAATAAATATGTTGATTATCAAAAAATCCTTTATTTAACATCCAATCATTTTTCTACTGTATCAATGATTGGAGTAATGGCAATGAGATTTATACCATTATTAAACTATAGATTAGGAGAAGTTAATAAAATATTTAAATTCAATCATGATAATTCAAATGAAAAAAGAATAGATAAAGTTAGAAAAATGGGATCTATGTTAGCTATTGTAATATCTTGGTCTTTAGAAGAATCTATGTTAACTGCAAAGTCTATGAAAGCTAGAGGGTATGGAATTACTGAAAGGACAAGCTATTTAAAATATAATATTCATAAAATTGATATTATTATAATTTTAATAATAGCTATAACCTCAATATTATCATTAATAGGATTGTACTATGGTTTTGGAAATATTGAGATTTACCCTACTTTAGATACATCGTTTTTTGAATTTCCATTAAACATGTATTATATAATATTTTTATTTTTACTTTCACCTTTAATATTTTTAGAATTGATGGAAAGGATATTATGGAAATATAATGGAAAAAATTATGTTAATGGAGGAAAATATGGAACTAATAAGATTCAATGA
- a CDS encoding DUF2149 domain-containing protein — translation MARKDRKNRRSSRVEEDPMAGTTNLVDAMLVISVGLLVFLVMSWNMQSVVFSDMTAEEKQDTMKEMQKVSQVNQGEELNDTPNTTESSGQGYVEMGKVYKDPSTGKLIMVEG, via the coding sequence ATGGCAAGAAAAGATAGAAAAAATAGAAGATCCTCAAGAGTAGAAGAAGACCCTATGGCTGGAACAACCAACTTAGTAGATGCAATGCTAGTAATATCAGTTGGCTTACTGGTATTTTTAGTAATGTCATGGAATATGCAAAGTGTAGTATTCAGTGACATGACAGCAGAAGAAAAACAAGACACCATGAAAGAAATGCAAAAGGTATCGCAAGTTAATCAAGGAGAAGAACTAAACGACACACCCAACACAACCGAAAGCTCAGGACAAGGATACGTAGAAATGGGAAAAGTATACAAAGACCCATCAACGGGAAAACTCATAATGGTAGAAGGATAA
- a CDS encoding MotA/TolQ/ExbB proton channel family protein: MVTSIPGSDILTSGLNVISQSLLIPVIVILLIFVVYAVITLGGLISEYTSRKKIPANTIKDLIYEISDSENPEEVKKVINDSIIPKSQKKILTELASSENLKNKSRLALANKYIESEENHIDKIVEKTDIVTRIGPTLGLMGTLIPMGPGLAALGSGDVTALSQAIIVAFDTTVVGIGAGAVAYLVSKIRRRWYDDYLSNLDALSDAILEYMET, from the coding sequence ATGGTTACAAGTATTCCGGGTAGTGATATTTTAACTTCTGGTTTGAATGTTATTTCTCAAAGTTTGTTGATACCAGTAATAGTAATATTACTGATTTTTGTAGTATACGCAGTAATAACCCTTGGTGGTTTAATTTCAGAATACACAAGCAGGAAAAAAATACCCGCAAACACAATAAAAGATTTAATCTATGAAATATCGGATTCTGAAAACCCTGAAGAAGTTAAAAAAGTTATAAATGATTCAATAATTCCCAAAAGTCAAAAAAAGATTCTAACAGAACTAGCATCATCTGAAAATTTAAAAAATAAATCAAGACTTGCACTTGCAAATAAATATATTGAAAGTGAAGAAAACCATATCGACAAAATAGTTGAAAAAACAGACATAGTAACAAGAATCGGCCCTACCTTAGGATTAATGGGAACATTAATACCAATGGGACCAGGACTAGCAGCACTAGGAAGCGGAGATGTAACAGCACTATCACAAGCAATAATAGTAGCATTCGACACAACCGTAGTTGGGATCGGAGCCGGAGCAGTAGCCTACTTAGTATCCAAAATCCGCAGAAGATGGTACGACGACTACCTATCCAACCTAGACGCACTATCAGATGCCATCCTTGAATACATGGAAACCTAA
- a CDS encoding DUF2162 domain-containing protein, whose product MDIVAILWQLGVLSAILVFGLKIGLASGLANLSKKALATIVISYGIGVLIITLIASYYSSQITEIMYTYNSGFFLIMAAIMIISGVLTIREWKIHEKNTSKTAAIAIIAPCPCCFLSIVVSILVVAPTIGLTPFNLSQYAALALMIVIIAAYFGANIFNKIVKKPYPVVLGNFMFFLGLYFLISSLILPNISSVLANPMGKISIESTSSLIIAFLLFIGLLIAGRIINKKISNLNN is encoded by the coding sequence ATGGATATAGTAGCAATATTATGGCAATTGGGTGTTTTATCTGCAATTTTAGTTTTTGGATTAAAGATAGGTCTTGCTTCTGGCTTAGCTAATCTTTCAAAGAAAGCATTAGCAACAATAGTAATAAGTTATGGAATAGGAGTTTTAATAATCACTTTAATCGCATCATATTATTCATCTCAAATAACAGAGATAATGTACACTTATAACAGTGGATTTTTCCTAATAATGGCAGCTATTATGATTATTTCAGGTGTATTAACTATAAGAGAATGGAAAATACACGAAAAAAACACATCTAAAACTGCAGCAATTGCAATTATTGCACCGTGTCCTTGTTGTTTCTTATCAATAGTAGTGAGTATATTAGTAGTAGCCCCAACAATAGGCTTAACACCTTTTAACCTGAGCCAATACGCAGCATTAGCTTTAATGATAGTCATAATTGCTGCATACTTTGGAGCAAACATATTCAATAAGATAGTTAAAAAACCATACCCCGTTGTTCTTGGAAATTTCATGTTTTTTTTAGGATTATATTTCCTCATTTCTTCCTTAATACTCCCAAACATAAGCAGTGTATTAGCAAATCCTATGGGAAAAATTTCAATCGAATCAACAAGCTCACTAATCATAGCATTCCTACTATTCATAGGATTACTAATTGCAGGAAGAATTATAAACAAAAAAATAAGCAATCTCAATAATTAA
- the hisF gene encoding imidazole glycerol phosphate synthase subunit HisF, translating into MLTKRIIPCLDCDLQVPEGRVVKGVEFKQIKYAGNPVELANKYYEEGADEIVLLDITASREKRATMGNVVKDVTENVFIPICIGGGIRKVDDYIDMLKAGADKCSTNTAAIHNPDLINEASEVVGTQACVVGIDAKRRYVDNPKESDDKNIIETKNGYCWFDTSIYGGTEFTGMDAIEWAQECQKRGAGEILLTSMDRDGTKDGYDLELTKAINDSVDIPVIASGGVGKPEHIFEAFDIADASAALAASIFHFNEYPIPEVKEYLKEKNINVRF; encoded by the coding sequence ATGTTAACAAAGAGAATAATTCCCTGTTTAGATTGTGATCTTCAAGTTCCAGAAGGGCGTGTTGTTAAAGGTGTTGAATTTAAACAAATTAAATACGCTGGAAATCCTGTTGAACTAGCTAATAAGTATTATGAAGAGGGAGCTGATGAAATTGTACTTCTTGATATTACTGCTTCAAGAGAAAAAAGAGCTACAATGGGAAATGTAGTTAAAGATGTAACTGAAAATGTCTTCATACCTATATGTATAGGTGGGGGAATTAGAAAAGTTGATGATTATATTGATATGCTTAAAGCTGGGGCAGATAAATGTTCAACCAATACTGCAGCTATACATAATCCTGACCTTATTAATGAAGCATCTGAGGTAGTTGGAACACAAGCATGTGTGGTTGGAATAGATGCAAAAAGAAGGTATGTTGATAATCCAAAAGAAAGTGATGATAAAAATATTATAGAAACTAAAAATGGTTATTGTTGGTTTGACACTAGTATCTATGGTGGAACTGAATTTACTGGTATGGATGCTATTGAGTGGGCTCAAGAATGTCAAAAAAGAGGTGCTGGTGAAATTTTATTAACTTCTATGGATAGGGATGGAACTAAGGATGGATATGACCTTGAACTAACTAAAGCTATTAATGATTCTGTTGATATTCCTGTTATAGCTTCAGGTGGTGTTGGTAAACCAGAACATATTTTTGAAGCTTTTGATATAGCTGATGCTAGTGCAGCTTTAGCAGCTAGTATTTTCCATTTTAATGAATATCCAATTCCTGAGGTTAAGGAATACTTAAAGGAAAAAAATATTAATGTTAGATTTTAG
- a CDS encoding DNA glycosylase, with amino-acid sequence MKFDNLINLELTQKSGQTSQPPWIEMYGKYCDLIYLNGVPILINAYQDDITSLNVNYELPLDIEYLKDSIDEKNIEKNIKNEINRIFDLNLDLNRFYDYLSEDSKLKPTVDFSRGLRLFLAKNPFEAIVSSIASANNSIVRWTKSIANIRKKWGNPVKFSSGIFYEFPCPELLQFVHENDLEEFDSFNGSIDMEFCIKNLKSCGVGYRASYIKKTSEILSNDINLLGIFDMDYEEAFETVLTFPGVGPKVADCILLYGYGFKEAFPTDIWIKRIISYLYFDNKDISVSKIREFGMEHFGEYAGYVQLYLFHYARKSGLMNKLK; translated from the coding sequence ATGAAATTTGATAATTTAATAAATTTGGAACTAACACAGAAATCAGGTCAAACATCTCAACCTCCTTGGATTGAGATGTATGGCAAATATTGTGATTTGATCTATTTAAATGGGGTGCCAATCCTTATTAATGCTTATCAAGATGATATAACATCTTTAAATGTTAATTATGAGCTTCCTCTTGATATTGAATATTTAAAAGATTCTATTGATGAGAAAAACATTGAAAAAAATATAAAAAACGAAATTAATAGAATATTCGATTTAAATCTTGATCTTAATAGGTTCTATGATTATTTATCTGAAGATTCTAAACTTAAACCAACAGTTGATTTTTCGAGAGGACTTCGTTTATTTTTAGCTAAAAATCCTTTTGAAGCTATTGTATCCTCAATTGCATCAGCTAATAATTCTATTGTTCGTTGGACAAAATCGATAGCTAATATCCGGAAAAAATGGGGAAATCCTGTTAAATTTTCATCTGGAATATTCTATGAATTTCCTTGTCCTGAATTACTCCAGTTTGTTCATGAAAATGATTTAGAAGAATTTGATTCTTTTAATGGGTCAATTGATATGGAATTTTGCATTAAAAATCTAAAATCATGTGGTGTAGGTTATAGGGCTTCTTACATCAAAAAAACAAGTGAAATTCTCTCGAATGATATAAATCTCCTTGGAATATTTGATATGGATTATGAAGAAGCATTCGAAACAGTTTTAACTTTTCCAGGTGTTGGTCCAAAAGTGGCTGATTGTATTCTTCTTTATGGTTATGGGTTTAAAGAAGCTTTTCCTACTGATATATGGATAAAAAGAATTATTTCTTATCTGTATTTTGATAATAAAGATATTTCTGTTTCTAAAATCCGAGAGTTCGGAATGGAGCATTTTGGTGAATACGCAGGCTATGTTCAACTTTATTTGTTTCATTATGCTCGTAAATCTGGATTAATGAATAAATTGAAGTAA
- a CDS encoding B12-binding domain-containing radical SAM protein — MKIKIYLIDPIVSEINNEIMVSTPNQGSYGSGAPSGIWEPYTMECIGSFLKENLPILDIHILQENIYDHDRIVSKLKFDHDLNVVCVSTYSYAANDVISIFEKIKDIDNEIITVSGGYHPSGDENFCQNSCIDHCILGEGEIQMLNLIKSLTGSEFKNDENFKLNMGENSPWPIRNEKFLKRAKSFPLSVPSPDKQINPAMISYGRGCLFNCSFCASSLIWSDTHTSFRNVSDVINEINYLKKKFGTNSLFWTDLALNNDKNKLYELLYDLSKLNNIYSFGYVNQNLDDETAFKLQNAGFRRLGFGVEALENYRLKKIKKFQKLSRIKKSLSAADRNGIITRGYIMMGFPDQVPEDTYNILENIIDLPIDQLRLGFYTPFVGTSSYEEHCDNLTEDNNRFTADLPVFKNHILEEEKWISIRKDVIKRFYNSENYKNRIEEKIKEFPYLEESFNYFFKVLNLEEVL, encoded by the coding sequence ATGAAAATAAAAATTTATTTAATAGACCCTATTGTTTCAGAAATTAATAATGAAATAATGGTAAGTACTCCTAATCAGGGGAGTTATGGTAGTGGTGCACCATCTGGTATTTGGGAACCTTATACTATGGAATGCATAGGCTCTTTTTTAAAAGAAAATCTTCCAATTTTGGATATCCATATCCTTCAAGAAAACATATATGATCATGACAGGATTGTTTCAAAATTAAAATTTGATCATGATTTAAACGTTGTATGTGTTTCAACATATTCATATGCTGCTAATGATGTTATTTCTATTTTTGAAAAAATTAAGGATATTGATAATGAAATTATTACTGTAAGTGGTGGATATCATCCTTCAGGAGATGAAAATTTCTGCCAAAATTCTTGTATTGATCATTGTATACTTGGTGAAGGTGAAATTCAAATGTTGAATTTAATTAAATCACTGACTGGTTCTGAATTTAAAAATGATGAGAATTTCAAGTTAAATATGGGTGAAAATAGCCCATGGCCTATTAGAAATGAAAAATTTTTGAAAAGAGCAAAATCATTCCCATTATCAGTTCCATCACCAGATAAACAAATAAATCCTGCAATGATTTCTTATGGTAGAGGATGTTTATTTAATTGTTCATTTTGTGCATCTTCTCTTATATGGTCGGATACACATACTTCTTTTCGTAATGTTTCTGATGTTATTAATGAAATAAATTATTTAAAGAAAAAATTTGGTACTAATTCTCTTTTTTGGACTGATTTAGCTCTTAATAATGATAAAAACAAATTATATGAACTATTATATGATCTATCAAAGTTAAACAATATTTATAGTTTTGGATATGTAAATCAAAACTTAGATGATGAAACAGCATTTAAACTTCAAAATGCAGGCTTTAGAAGATTAGGTTTTGGTGTTGAAGCTCTTGAAAACTATAGGTTAAAAAAAATTAAAAAATTTCAAAAACTTTCAAGAATTAAAAAATCATTATCGGCTGCAGATAGAAATGGTATAATTACAAGGGGATATATAATGATGGGTTTCCCTGATCAAGTTCCTGAGGATACATACAATATATTAGAGAATATTATTGATTTACCAATTGATCAACTAAGATTAGGTTTTTATACTCCTTTTGTAGGAACATCTTCCTATGAAGAACATTGTGACAATTTAACTGAAGATAATAATCGTTTTACTGCTGATTTGCCAGTTTTTAAAAATCATATTCTCGAAGAAGAGAAATGGATTAGTATTAGAAAAGATGTTATAAAGAGGTTTTACAATAGTGAAAATTATAAAAATAGGATTGAAGAAAAAATTAAGGAATTTCCTTATTTAGAAGAGTCTTTTAATTATTTTTTCAAAGTATTAAATTTAGAAGAGGTTTTATAA
- a CDS encoding class I SAM-dependent methyltransferase, producing the protein MKIKNRSKQETIKNNVKFEKTSWFDYIKNFDENLYNFLIESLERGYSFNNISEDLITQIKELLVQEDLENVKRFIPYITNHPNFQNHRIEYEIKQVRYTKIFNFVKNWINGGNDILDVGCGNGNMAYFFLDDDNVNYTGTDVYLPNDIDSCLISSKNISFLLQDSPVNIPVLDESMDIILIIDMLHHIEFKDQSNFLEDIYRKLKPDGRVIIFEYCFSEKEKGILNNEATNEYNKLTIMEKMNYLLLMDWLSNILFLNRTMPMPYSFKTKEEWELMFKKLNFNIESSKYLGFPEEFFHQGPYSKFLLSK; encoded by the coding sequence ATGAAAATAAAAAATAGGAGTAAACAAGAAACAATAAAAAACAATGTGAAATTTGAGAAAACATCATGGTTTGATTATATTAAAAACTTCGATGAAAATTTGTATAATTTTCTAATTGAATCATTGGAAAGAGGATATTCTTTTAATAATATTTCAGAAGATTTGATAACACAAATAAAAGAATTATTAGTTCAGGAAGATTTAGAGAATGTTAAAAGATTTATTCCTTATATTACTAATCATCCAAATTTTCAAAATCATCGTATTGAATATGAAATTAAACAAGTAAGATATACTAAAATATTTAATTTTGTAAAAAATTGGATTAATGGAGGAAATGATATTTTAGATGTGGGATGTGGTAATGGAAATATGGCATATTTTTTCTTAGATGATGATAATGTCAATTATACTGGAACTGATGTTTATTTACCTAATGATATTGATTCTTGTTTAATAAGTTCAAAAAACATATCATTTCTATTACAAGATTCACCAGTTAATATTCCAGTTTTAGATGAATCTATGGATATTATATTGATAATTGACATGTTGCATCATATAGAATTTAAAGATCAAAGTAATTTTTTGGAAGATATATATAGAAAACTAAAACCTGATGGTAGAGTTATAATTTTTGAATATTGTTTTTCTGAAAAAGAAAAAGGGATATTAAACAATGAAGCTACTAATGAGTACAACAAATTAACAATAATGGAGAAAATGAATTATTTATTGCTAATGGATTGGTTATCAAATATTTTATTTTTGAATAGAACCATGCCTATGCCTTATTCATTTAAAACAAAGGAAGAATGGGAGTTAATGTTTAAAAAATTAAATTTTAACATTGAAAGTTCTAAATATCTTGGCTTTCCAGAGGAATTTTTTCACCAAGGTCCTTACTCTAAATTTTTATTATCTAAATAG
- a CDS encoding HAD family hydrolase produces MKLKKIKSVIFDMDGVLIDSMPYHVKAWELAFEKYGLKINSEIIYELEGSDYKQTVKIIFERMGKKVKKQDIEFLGKEQDKIFNEIVKIKPFDGVVKLLKILEKKYDLAIVSGSNRKNVEKIVENNFKNVFKVLITGDDTNKSKPDPEPYLKALIALNIKKNEVIVIENAPLGIQSAKNANLFCIGLKTYLGDSFLNKADIILENHEKLEKYLLN; encoded by the coding sequence ATGAAATTAAAAAAAATAAAATCTGTGATATTTGACATGGATGGAGTTTTAATTGATTCTATGCCTTATCATGTAAAAGCTTGGGAATTGGCATTTGAAAAATATGGTTTGAAGATTAATAGTGAAATTATATATGAATTGGAAGGTTCGGACTATAAACAGACAGTAAAGATAATATTTGAAAGAATGGGGAAAAAAGTAAAAAAGCAGGATATAGAGTTTTTAGGAAAAGAACAAGATAAAATATTTAATGAAATTGTTAAAATTAAACCATTTGATGGTGTAGTAAAATTGCTTAAAATACTTGAAAAAAAGTATGACTTAGCAATAGTTTCAGGTTCTAATAGGAAAAATGTTGAAAAAATTGTTGAAAATAATTTTAAAAATGTTTTTAAAGTTTTAATCACTGGTGATGATACAAATAAAAGTAAACCAGATCCTGAACCTTATTTAAAAGCATTAATCGCTTTAAATATTAAAAAAAATGAGGTTATTGTAATAGAAAATGCTCCTTTAGGCATACAATCTGCTAAAAATGCAAATTTATTTTGTATAGGGTTAAAAACATATTTGGGAGATTCTTTTTTAAATAAAGCAGATATTATCCTTGAAAACCATGAAAAACTAGAAAAATATTTATTAAATTAA